One Maribacter dokdonensis DSW-8 DNA window includes the following coding sequences:
- the cdd gene encoding cytidine deaminase has translation MNQKKISFDITIYDSFHELKAEDQSLMTAAIQARQRAYAPYSSFNVGASILLDNGEIVEGNNQENASYPSGLCAERVAIFYAGANYPGVKIKAIAITAASLNHEVNEPAAPCGNCRQAISEYEFKQGEPIKILMMGETGSVIECSSLADLLPLGFNSTFLN, from the coding sequence ATCAACCAGAAGAAGATAAGCTTTGATATCACCATATATGATTCATTTCATGAATTAAAGGCTGAAGACCAAAGTTTAATGACCGCAGCTATACAGGCAAGACAACGGGCTTATGCACCATACTCTAGTTTTAATGTAGGTGCTTCTATTTTATTGGATAATGGGGAGATTGTTGAAGGTAACAATCAAGAAAATGCTTCTTATCCATCAGGTTTATGTGCGGAAAGGGTGGCTATATTTTATGCAGGGGCCAATTATCCTGGTGTAAAAATTAAAGCGATCGCCATTACTGCGGCATCTTTAAATCATGAAGTTAATGAACCGGCAGCCCCATGTGGTAATTGTAGGCAAGCAATATCTGAATACGAATTTAAACAGGGCGAACCTATTAAAATACTGATGATGGGTGAGACAGGTAGTGTTATTGAATGTAGTTCTTTGGCAGATTTGTTGCCGTTAGGGTTCAATAGTACATTTCTCAATTAA
- the pdhA gene encoding pyruvate dehydrogenase (acetyl-transferring) E1 component subunit alpha, with amino-acid sequence MEKITKETYLKWYEDMLFWRKFEDKLAAVYIQQKVRGFLHLYNGQEAVLAGALHAMDLTKDRMITAYRNHVQPIGMGVDPKKVMAELYGKVTGTSKGMGGSMHIFSKEHRFHGGHGIVGGQIPLGAGMAFGDKYAGRDNVTLCYMGDGAVRQGSLHETFNLAMLWQLPVVFICENNGYAMGTSVARTSFSTEIWKLGLGYEMPCGPVDGMNPVTVAQEMSKAIERARSGGGPTFLEMKTYRYRGHSMSDAQHYRTKDEVEEYKKIDPITQVLDIIKENKYATDAEIKDIDRKVKSLVKECEKFAEESDYPPVNQLYDMVYEQEDFPFVQHKI; translated from the coding sequence ATGGAAAAAATCACCAAGGAAACGTATTTGAAATGGTATGAAGACATGCTGTTTTGGAGGAAATTTGAGGATAAATTGGCTGCTGTATACATTCAGCAGAAGGTAAGAGGGTTTTTGCATTTGTATAATGGGCAAGAGGCAGTTTTGGCTGGTGCACTACATGCAATGGATTTAACCAAAGACCGAATGATAACTGCGTATAGAAACCATGTTCAGCCAATTGGTATGGGTGTTGACCCTAAAAAAGTTATGGCAGAGCTATATGGTAAAGTGACCGGTACTTCAAAAGGTATGGGTGGTTCTATGCATATTTTTTCAAAAGAACATCGTTTTCATGGTGGGCATGGTATCGTTGGGGGTCAAATTCCATTAGGTGCAGGTATGGCTTTTGGTGATAAGTACGCTGGAAGAGATAACGTAACCCTTTGTTATATGGGTGATGGTGCTGTAAGACAAGGTTCGTTACATGAAACTTTTAATTTAGCAATGTTATGGCAATTACCCGTTGTTTTTATTTGTGAAAATAATGGCTACGCTATGGGTACTTCAGTGGCAAGAACATCGTTCTCTACCGAAATTTGGAAATTAGGTTTAGGTTATGAAATGCCTTGTGGACCTGTTGATGGTATGAACCCGGTTACGGTTGCGCAAGAAATGAGTAAGGCGATCGAAAGAGCACGTAGTGGTGGTGGACCAACTTTTCTTGAAATGAAAACATATAGATATAGAGGTCATTCTATGTCAGATGCACAACATTACAGAACCAAAGATGAGGTTGAAGAGTATAAAAAAATAGATCCAATTACTCAGGTGTTGGATATTATCAAAGAAAATAAATATGCGACCGACGCTGAAATTAAGGATATTGACAGAAAAGTGAAATCTTTGGTTAAGGAATGTGAGAAGTTCGCGGAAGAATCAGATTATCCACCAGTAAACCAATTATATGATATGGTTTACGAACAAGAGGATTTTCCATTTGTTCAACATAAAATATAA
- a CDS encoding pyruvate dehydrogenase complex dihydrolipoamide acetyltransferase, producing MAVVVNMPRLSDTMEEGTVAKWLKSVGDKIEEGDILAEIETDKATMEFESFNEGTLLHIGIQEGDTAPVDSLLAIIGDEGEDISSLVSGGGESSEESSSEESSSDEASSSDEETSGGAEIPEGVEIVKMPRLSDTMEEGTVASWLKKVGDDVEEGDILAEIETDKATMEFESFYNGKLLYIGIQEGESSPVDAVLAIIGPEGTDVDAVLNSKTGGSKKSAPAQDKKEEKSSGASEKKDEVKPASDGARIFASPLAKKIAADKGIDLSNVSGSGDNGRIIKKDVENYTPSTSAAPAATAGAKAENAISSQPVSMALPSGEEGTEEVKNSNMRKAIAKALGNSKFNAPHFYLTIEVDMDNAKASRAQINSLPDTKVSFNDMVLKACAMALKKHPQVNTSWNGDTTKYHKHIHMGVAVAVDEGLVVPVVKHADLLGLTQIGSAVKDLAGKARNKKIAPSEMEGSTFTVSNLGMFGILEFTSIINQPNSAILSVGAIVEKPIVKNGAIVVGNTMKLTLACDHRTVDGAVGAQFLQTLKYFVENPVTMLA from the coding sequence ATGGCAGTAGTAGTAAATATGCCCCGTTTGAGCGATACCATGGAAGAAGGTACCGTTGCAAAGTGGTTAAAAAGCGTTGGAGATAAAATAGAGGAAGGAGATATATTAGCCGAAATTGAAACTGATAAGGCAACAATGGAATTCGAGTCCTTCAATGAAGGTACTCTTTTGCATATCGGTATTCAAGAAGGAGATACAGCTCCGGTAGATAGCCTTTTAGCAATTATTGGGGATGAAGGTGAAGATATTTCTTCCTTGGTAAGTGGAGGAGGTGAGTCCTCTGAAGAATCATCAAGTGAGGAGTCGTCATCTGATGAGGCTTCTTCAAGTGATGAAGAAACTTCAGGAGGTGCTGAAATTCCAGAAGGGGTTGAGATTGTTAAAATGCCTCGATTGAGTGATACCATGGAAGAGGGTACCGTTGCTAGCTGGTTGAAGAAAGTTGGTGATGATGTTGAAGAAGGTGATATTCTTGCTGAAATAGAAACGGATAAGGCTACAATGGAATTTGAGTCTTTCTATAATGGTAAGTTATTGTATATAGGAATACAAGAAGGTGAATCTTCACCGGTAGATGCTGTTTTGGCAATAATTGGACCTGAAGGCACAGATGTTGACGCTGTATTAAATAGTAAAACCGGTGGAAGCAAAAAAAGTGCTCCTGCTCAAGATAAAAAAGAGGAGAAATCTTCAGGTGCATCAGAGAAGAAAGATGAGGTTAAACCTGCATCGGACGGAGCTCGGATTTTTGCATCTCCATTAGCTAAAAAGATAGCTGCTGATAAAGGAATTGATTTGTCAAATGTTTCCGGATCAGGAGATAATGGTAGAATAATAAAGAAAGATGTGGAGAATTATACTCCAAGTACATCTGCCGCTCCAGCGGCTACTGCCGGAGCTAAAGCTGAAAATGCAATTTCATCACAACCTGTATCAATGGCATTGCCTTCAGGAGAGGAAGGAACTGAAGAGGTTAAGAATTCTAACATGCGTAAGGCTATAGCTAAGGCATTAGGTAATTCAAAATTCAACGCTCCTCACTTCTATCTTACGATTGAGGTTGATATGGATAACGCTAAGGCATCAAGGGCGCAGATCAATAGTCTACCTGATACTAAAGTGTCATTTAATGATATGGTTTTGAAAGCCTGTGCAATGGCGCTGAAAAAGCATCCTCAAGTAAACACGTCATGGAACGGAGATACTACAAAGTATCATAAGCATATACATATGGGTGTTGCTGTAGCTGTTGATGAAGGTTTGGTTGTACCAGTAGTAAAGCATGCCGATTTGTTGGGCTTAACTCAAATAGGTAGTGCTGTGAAGGATTTAGCTGGTAAGGCTAGAAATAAGAAAATTGCACCTTCTGAAATGGAAGGAAGTACATTTACGGTTTCTAATCTAGGTATGTTCGGTATTCTTGAATTTACAAGTATTATCAATCAGCCAAATTCAGCTATTTTATCCGTAGGTGCTATAGTTGAAAAGCCAATAGTGAAAAATGGAGCAATAGTGGTAGGTAATACAATGAAGTTGACACTAGCTTGCGATCATAGAACGGTTGATGGTGCAGTTGGTGCTCAGTTTTTACAGACTTTGAAGTACTTTGTGGAAAACCCGGTTACTATGTTGGCATAG
- a CDS encoding M28 family metallopeptidase, producing MRHIVIVFLGGLLVACGGTKVDQSTVLNPNNPKGVKGSVVKNKVTMAEGSVMNAVGTTPKDIEALMTFLTSDDLQGRDTGSDGITKAADFIENIFSRNNIQPYFNSYKDTLENYSDGTAYNVVGFLPGKDSDLKNEYVIIGAHYDHIGIISGDDGDTIANGANDNASGTAAVMEFAKYFAQTKNNKRSIIFALFSAEEKGLLGSKHLADKLLSQNIDLYVMLNFEMIGVPMVNKDHSLYLTGYELSNLAEVSNKYAQKNLVGFLPKAKEFNLFRRSDNAPFHDKFNVPSQTFSSFDFTNFGEYHKVGDEASLMDYNFMSNMVNEVKPMLEGIINAPLKEVKYN from the coding sequence ATGAGACATATAGTAATTGTATTTCTTGGTGGTCTGTTAGTAGCCTGTGGAGGTACAAAGGTGGATCAATCAACAGTTTTAAATCCCAATAATCCAAAAGGAGTCAAAGGTTCGGTTGTAAAGAACAAGGTGACAATGGCTGAGGGTTCCGTTATGAACGCTGTAGGTACAACCCCAAAAGATATTGAAGCGTTGATGACTTTTTTGACTTCAGATGATTTGCAAGGAAGAGATACTGGGAGTGATGGTATAACTAAGGCAGCTGATTTTATAGAGAATATATTCTCTAGGAATAATATTCAACCTTATTTTAATTCATATAAAGACACTTTAGAAAATTACAGTGATGGAACAGCGTATAATGTTGTGGGGTTTCTGCCAGGCAAAGATTCGGATTTAAAAAATGAGTATGTAATAATAGGTGCTCACTATGATCACATTGGGATAATTAGTGGAGATGATGGCGATACTATAGCTAATGGAGCAAATGATAACGCCTCTGGTACAGCTGCGGTAATGGAATTCGCAAAATATTTTGCTCAAACTAAAAATAATAAACGCAGTATTATTTTTGCATTGTTTTCTGCGGAAGAAAAGGGATTGTTGGGGTCTAAACATTTGGCAGACAAATTATTGAGCCAGAATATAGATTTATACGTTATGTTGAATTTTGAAATGATAGGTGTACCTATGGTGAATAAAGACCATAGTCTCTATTTAACTGGTTATGAATTGTCAAATCTTGCGGAAGTAAGTAATAAATATGCGCAAAAGAATTTGGTAGGTTTTTTGCCAAAGGCAAAAGAGTTTAATTTATTTAGACGTTCAGATAATGCACCGTTTCATGATAAATTTAACGTTCCTTCTCAAACCTTTAGTTCGTTCGACTTTACTAATTTTGGTGAATATCATAAAGTAGGAGACGAAGCCTCTTTAATGGATTACAACTTTATGTCCAATATGGTAAATGAAGTAAAGCCAATGTTGGAGGGTATTATTAATGCTCCTTTAAAAGAAGTAAAATATAACTAA
- a CDS encoding SDR family NAD(P)-dependent oxidoreductase yields MDYIVVTGTSRGIGFELSTLLADAGYAVLALSRNDSPIKNIGHKHITAFPFDVSSAKDREKVNEYLKANNAKVLALINNAGKLVNKPFMEITEEEFKSVYDVNVFGVASMTKLIVPFMDKDGHVLTISSMGGVQGSAKFPGLSAYSSSKGAVLTLTELLAEEFKETGPSFNALALGAVQTEMLEEAFPGYLAPVSAKEMAEYIMDFALRGQKMYNGKILQVSNSTP; encoded by the coding sequence ATGGATTATATAGTTGTAACGGGTACTAGTAGAGGAATTGGCTTTGAATTAAGTACATTATTGGCAGATGCAGGTTATGCGGTCTTGGCACTTTCAAGAAATGACAGTCCCATAAAGAATATTGGTCATAAACACATTACCGCATTTCCATTTGATGTTTCTTCGGCAAAAGACAGAGAAAAGGTTAATGAATATTTAAAGGCCAATAACGCAAAAGTTCTAGCTCTAATAAATAATGCTGGTAAATTGGTGAATAAACCTTTTATGGAAATTACCGAAGAAGAATTTAAATCGGTTTATGATGTCAATGTTTTTGGGGTAGCTTCAATGACAAAATTAATTGTGCCATTTATGGACAAAGATGGTCATGTGCTTACTATTAGTTCTATGGGAGGTGTTCAAGGTAGTGCAAAATTTCCTGGGCTATCTGCATATAGCTCTAGTAAAGGGGCTGTACTGACATTAACGGAATTGTTGGCCGAGGAATTTAAGGAAACCGGTCCCTCGTTCAATGCGTTGGCCTTAGGTGCCGTGCAAACGGAAATGTTAGAAGAGGCATTTCCAGGTTATCTAGCACCTGTGAGTGCAAAAGAAATGGCAGAGTATATAATGGATTTTGCCCTAAGAGGACAAAAAATGTACAACGGTAAAATTTTGCAAGTAAGCAATAGTACACCATAA
- a CDS encoding SprT-like domain-containing protein — MQQTLAKYLPELAVSPCFELIKNSQVHLKIVNERVTRHGDYRRGKDGKHQITVNASLNKYRFLITLIHEIAHLMAFEKYGRNIKPHGVEWKKTFQFLMLPFIRPEVFPSQLLPLLANHFKNPKASSSTDARLSIALKQFDEQQSEKSYVYELPIGCVFRIYNGKLFKKGNKRTKRYECVEISSGRIFLFQPNAEVELIKS; from the coding sequence ATGCAGCAAACCTTAGCTAAATATCTTCCAGAACTAGCGGTTAGTCCATGTTTTGAACTAATAAAGAATAGTCAGGTGCATTTAAAAATAGTAAATGAGCGCGTTACTAGGCATGGAGATTATAGACGGGGAAAAGACGGCAAACATCAGATTACCGTTAATGCGTCCTTAAATAAATATAGGTTTTTAATAACCTTAATTCATGAAATTGCACACTTAATGGCATTTGAGAAATATGGTAGAAATATTAAACCTCATGGTGTTGAATGGAAGAAAACATTTCAGTTTTTAATGCTTCCGTTTATTCGTCCAGAGGTATTTCCATCGCAACTGTTGCCCTTATTGGCAAATCATTTTAAAAATCCAAAAGCTAGCAGTAGTACAGATGCTCGTTTGTCAATAGCTTTAAAACAGTTTGATGAACAACAATCGGAAAAATCTTACGTTTACGAATTACCAATAGGGTGCGTTTTTCGCATATATAACGGAAAATTATTTAAGAAAGGAAATAAACGAACAAAGCGTTATGAATGTGTAGAAATATCTTCTGGAAGAATATTTTTATTTCAACCAAATGCTGAAGTGGAATTAATAAAAAGCTGA